One Corynebacterium appendicis CIP 107643 DNA window includes the following coding sequences:
- the dnaA gene encoding chromosomal replication initiator protein DnaA has translation MAHDQQSLNALWQDIVAELLNLSERPNSHVPTFSPGDRAYLQLVKPVMLVDGYCILSAPHAAAKNVVENNLGPYIVELLSHHMGQPCNLAVSVNAPAPTPAPEPQQPTPQVQQPAQHTDSSADDWYSTYSEPQRQQQPQQQAPARPANPSPLAGEQLPMGLDELARIHAQQQENPVEESPRQQSSHPIVPAPQRIPREKPAHDPDREMSLNPKYTFENFVIGSSNRFANGAAVAVAENPARAYNPLFIWGGSGLGKTHLLHAAGNYAQVLQPNLRIKYVSSEEFTNDYINSVRDDRQETFKRRYRDLDILMVDDIQFLEGKEGTQEEFFHTFNALHQANKQIILSSDRPPKQLTTLEDRLRTRFEGGLITDIQPPDLETRIAILMKKAAADGTHVSEDVLELIASQFESSIRELEGALIRVSAYSSLINEPITLDVAQVALRDILPDEGDVTITAETIKEAAAEFFRVPMDKLTGAGKTRVVAHARQLAMYLCRELTDLSLPKIGQEFGGKDHTTVMYADRKIRKEMTENRETYDEIQELTQIIKNRVRSR, from the coding sequence ATGGCACACGACCAACAGAGTTTGAATGCTCTGTGGCAGGACATTGTCGCCGAGCTGCTGAACCTGTCCGAACGCCCGAATTCCCACGTGCCCACCTTCAGCCCGGGGGACCGCGCGTATCTACAGCTCGTCAAACCCGTCATGCTTGTCGACGGATACTGCATTCTCTCCGCCCCCCACGCCGCGGCGAAGAATGTCGTGGAGAACAACCTCGGCCCCTACATCGTGGAGCTGCTCAGCCACCACATGGGCCAGCCGTGCAATCTCGCTGTCTCAGTGAATGCGCCGGCCCCGACTCCCGCGCCTGAACCGCAGCAACCGACACCTCAGGTGCAACAACCCGCCCAGCACACCGATAGCTCCGCCGACGACTGGTACAGCACCTACTCGGAGCCGCAACGGCAACAACAGCCACAGCAACAGGCACCGGCGCGGCCGGCGAACCCGTCGCCGCTGGCGGGGGAGCAGCTGCCGATGGGGCTGGACGAACTTGCGCGGATCCATGCGCAGCAGCAGGAGAATCCGGTCGAGGAATCCCCCCGGCAACAGTCGAGCCACCCTATCGTGCCCGCCCCGCAGCGCATTCCGCGCGAGAAGCCGGCACACGACCCGGACCGGGAAATGAGCCTGAACCCGAAGTACACCTTCGAGAATTTCGTCATCGGCTCGTCCAACCGTTTCGCCAACGGTGCCGCGGTCGCCGTTGCGGAGAATCCGGCGCGCGCCTACAACCCGCTGTTCATCTGGGGCGGCTCCGGCCTGGGCAAAACGCACTTGCTCCACGCCGCTGGCAATTACGCACAGGTGCTGCAGCCGAACCTGCGCATCAAATACGTCTCCTCGGAGGAGTTCACCAACGACTACATCAACTCCGTGCGCGACGACCGGCAGGAAACCTTCAAGCGCCGCTACCGCGACCTCGATATCCTCATGGTCGACGACATTCAGTTCCTAGAGGGCAAGGAAGGTACGCAGGAGGAGTTCTTCCACACCTTCAACGCCCTGCACCAGGCGAATAAGCAGATCATTCTGTCGTCCGACCGTCCGCCGAAGCAGCTGACCACGCTGGAGGACCGCCTGCGCACGCGCTTCGAGGGCGGGCTGATCACCGATATTCAGCCGCCGGATTTGGAGACGCGTATCGCGATCCTGATGAAGAAGGCCGCGGCAGACGGCACGCACGTCAGCGAGGACGTGCTCGAGCTGATTGCGTCGCAATTCGAGTCCTCCATCCGCGAGCTCGAGGGCGCGCTCATCAGGGTTTCGGCGTATTCTTCGCTGATCAACGAGCCGATCACGCTCGACGTCGCACAAGTCGCACTCCGAGACATTCTCCCGGACGAGGGCGATGTGACCATCACGGCGGAGACCATCAAGGAGGCCGCGGCCGAATTCTTCCGCGTCCCCATGGACAAGCTCACCGGCGCCGGCAAGACGCGCGTCGTCGCGCACGCCCGCCAGCTGGCCATGTACCTCTGCCGTGAGCTCACCGACCTGTCCCTGCCAAAGATCGGCCAGGAATTCGGCGGCAAGGACCACACCACGGTCATGTACGCCGACCGCAAGATCCGCAAGGAAATGACGGAGAACAGAGAGACCTACGACGAGATCCAGGAGCTCACTCAAATCATCAAAAACCGCGTCCGCTCGAGGTAG
- the dnaN gene encoding DNA polymerase III subunit beta — protein MDDNNVSFRVHKDDLSDAVAWVARNLPTRNTQPVLRAVVITADDNGLELAGFDYEVSTRVRISAEVTEPGRVAVAGKLMADIVSNMPAKPVEVSVDNSRLLLQGGSARFELPLMPLDDYPQLPTLPEVTGTLDTSTFVNAVTQVASAAGRDDTLPMLTGVHMEIAGNKVNLAATDRFRLALRSLEWDPVAGDVQAKLLVPAKTLLDNARTLDSHLQDPVEIAVGTGENVGGDGLFGLHSQNRETTTRMLDAEFPNIQPLLPKTHTSMASVEIAPLVEAIRRVSLVADRNAQLRMHFKPGEVSLYASGADSGEASESLQCAFTGADELLIAFNSGYLRDGLSVIPTKRVVFGFTEASRPAIMIPEPEEMPEAGADGTFETPATDFTYLLMPVRLPG, from the coding sequence ATGGACGACAACAACGTGTCATTCCGCGTGCACAAGGACGATCTTTCGGATGCCGTCGCATGGGTTGCACGAAACCTGCCCACGAGGAACACGCAGCCGGTGCTCCGCGCCGTGGTGATCACGGCGGACGACAACGGACTGGAGCTGGCTGGCTTCGACTACGAGGTCTCCACTCGCGTGCGCATCAGTGCCGAGGTCACTGAGCCGGGCCGGGTAGCTGTCGCCGGCAAACTGATGGCAGACATCGTGTCGAATATGCCGGCTAAGCCGGTCGAGGTGTCCGTCGATAATTCGCGTCTTCTGCTGCAGGGAGGCTCCGCGCGCTTCGAACTGCCGCTGATGCCTCTCGACGATTACCCGCAGCTGCCCACCCTGCCGGAAGTCACCGGCACCCTGGACACCTCGACCTTTGTCAATGCTGTCACCCAGGTCGCTTCGGCTGCCGGCCGCGACGACACCCTGCCGATGCTCACCGGTGTGCACATGGAGATCGCCGGCAACAAGGTGAACCTGGCCGCCACCGACCGTTTCCGTCTGGCGCTTCGCTCCTTGGAATGGGATCCGGTCGCAGGCGACGTGCAGGCGAAGCTGCTCGTCCCGGCGAAGACGCTGCTGGATAACGCGCGCACGCTGGATTCCCACCTCCAGGATCCGGTGGAGATCGCGGTGGGCACCGGTGAGAATGTCGGTGGCGACGGCCTGTTCGGCCTGCACTCGCAGAACCGCGAGACCACGACCCGCATGCTGGACGCTGAATTCCCGAATATTCAGCCGCTGCTGCCGAAGACGCACACGTCGATGGCCTCGGTGGAGATCGCGCCGCTGGTGGAGGCGATCCGCCGCGTCAGCCTAGTCGCCGACCGCAACGCGCAGCTGCGCATGCACTTCAAGCCGGGCGAGGTCTCGCTGTACGCCTCCGGCGCCGATTCCGGTGAGGCGTCCGAGTCGCTGCAGTGCGCGTTCACCGGTGCCGACGAGCTGCTCATCGCTTTCAACTCCGGCTACCTCCGCGACGGTCTGAGCGTCATTCCGACCAAGCGCGTCGTCTTTGGATTCACCGAGGCGTCCCGCCCGGCGATCATGATCCCGGAGCCGGAGGAAATGCCGGAGGCGGGCGCGGACGGCACGTTTGAGACCCCGGCGACGGACTTCACCTACCTGCTCATGCCGGTGCGCCTGCCGGGATAG